A genomic window from Anticarsia gemmatalis isolate Benzon Research Colony breed Stoneville strain chromosome 24, ilAntGemm2 primary, whole genome shotgun sequence includes:
- the LOC142983763 gene encoding facilitated trehalose transporter Tret1-like — protein sequence MFDSLRAHLKVKWRQYLAASLASYGSLCTGMSMGWTSPVLPQLHGNSPLPQVPTLQEESWIASLLVLGGLLGPLITVPLSGHIGRRWIIMGSNVPLLLGWLLAGVATNLETLYVARIMWGCATGMQFATVPIYIGEIAEDKIRGALSAFFLLFINVGFLLAYAIGPFTTYWGLTATGGILSLFYIPFTWFIPETPFYLVYKGNIETASTTLQSLRGTTKEGVQAELEGLQALVAREFKEPPRIKDLWATRGNVKALGICVFLAMLLQLSGIDVLLFYMESLLSKVGTSLSPSDGTIIMGVVQVVTSCVTPLVVDRLGRKLLMWTTSLGLTIFLTLIGIYALVDTYFKVDVSSIAFLPLLCLIIYMILFTLGVGPVPWILVAEMFPVKTKCLAGGICSFMCWLAGFVWTRFFRDVEESYGIYTAFWILAVCCGIGFIFSITLLPETKGKTFDEIQDMLNNRTEVKPVDV from the exons ATGTTTGATTCTCTCCGGGCACATTTAAAAGTGAAATGGCGCCAATACTTAGCAGCATCTTTAG CAAGTTACGGCAGCCTGTGTACGGGCATGTCCATGGGGTGGACGAGCCCCGTGCTGCCGCAACTCCACGGCAATTCCCCGCTGCCGCAGGTGCCCACACTACAGGAGGAGTCCTGGATAGCCTCGCTGCTCGTGCTCGGAGGGTTATTGG GTCCTCTAATCACAGTGCCTCTATCGGGGCACATAGGTCGGCGGTGGATAATAATGGGCTCCAACGTGCCCTTGCTGCTGGGCTGGCTGCTGGCCGGCGTCGCCACTAACCTGGAGACCTTGTACGTGGCCAGGATCATGTGGGGCTGTGCCACCGGCATGCAGTTCGCTACCGTGCCTATTTATATTGGAGAAATCGCTGAG GACAAAATCCGCGGTGCTCTAAGCGCGTTCTTCCTGTTATTCATCAACGTGGGTTTCCTGCTGGCGTACGCGATCGGGCCCTTCACCACGTACTGGGGTCTGACGGCCACCGGCGGGATACTCTCGCTGTTCTATATACCCTTCACCTGGTTCATTCCTGAGACGCCTTTCTATCTGGTTTATAAGG GTAACATAGAAACAGCCTCCACCACACTGCAGAGTCTCCGCGGTACTACGAAGGAAGGTGTTCAGGCAGAACTGGAAGGACTGCAGGCACTCGTGGCTAGAGAGTTCAAAGAACCTCCCAGGATAAAGGACCTGTGGGCTACGAGAGGCAATGTGAAGGCACTTG GTATCTGCGTATTCCTGGCGATGTTGCTGCAGTTATCCGGTATTGACGTGCTGCTATTCTACATGGAGTCTCTGCTGTCTAAAGTGGGCACCTCACTCTCACCCTCTGACGGCACCATCATTATGGGAGTCGTGCAG GTGGTGACTAGCTGCGTGACTCCGTTAGTGGTAGACCGTCTAGGAAGGAAGCTGCTTATGTGGACCACTTCTCTTGGTCTTACCATATTCTTG acaCTGATCGGAATTTACGCATTAGTTGACACGTACTTCAAGGTGGATGTTTCTTCTATCGCGTTTCTACCGCTCCTGTGTCTTATCATATAcatgatattatttactttgg GTGTTGGACCAGTGCCATGGATCCTAGTGGCAGAGATGTTCCCAGTGAAGACCAAGTGCCTCGCCGGCGGGATCTGTTCTTTCATGTGCTGGTTGGCTGGATTCGTGTGGACCAG GTTTTTCCGCGACGTGGAAGAATCGTACGGTATCTACACAGCGTTCTGGATCCTCGCGGTGTGCTGCGGCATCGGGTTCATATTCTCTATCACGTTACTGCCCGAGACTAAAGGCAAGACTTTCGACGAAATACAGGACATGCTTAATAATAG GACCGAAGTGAAGCCAGTCGACGTATAA